A genomic window from Vitis riparia cultivar Riparia Gloire de Montpellier isolate 1030 chromosome 18, EGFV_Vit.rip_1.0, whole genome shotgun sequence includes:
- the LOC117907190 gene encoding probable acyl-activating enzyme 1, peroxisomal, with product MEQKKSVESMEGMIRCSANHVPLSPISFLERSASVYRDRVAIVYGRVKFTWRDTLERCTRLASAITHLGISRGDVVAALAPNIPAMYELHFGVPMAGAVLCTLNIRHDSAMVSTLLKHSEAKMIFVDYQLLDTAQEALEILSKTRTKLPRLVLIPECDKLQPTISNSGPTVAGDLEYETLIAMGKTDFDIRWPNDEWDPIALNYTSGTTSRPKGVIYSHRGAHLNSLAAVLLNEMGSMPVYLWTVPMFHCNGWCLTWGVAAQGGTNVCLRNVTAKGIFDSISQHRVTHMGGAPTVLNMIINAPVGDQRPLPGKVVVMTGGAPPPPQVLFNMKELGFGVFHSYGLTETYGPGTVCTWKPEWDLLPPDKQAKINARQGLHHLGMEEVDIKDPVTMKSVPPDAKTIGEVMFRGNTVMNGYLKDIKATEESFKGGWFRSGDLGVKHPDGYIELKDRSKDIIISGGENISTIEVEAVLFSHPAILEAAVVGRPDDHWGETPCAFVKLKEGCNANANEIIKFCRNKLPHYMAPKTVVFYDLPKTSTGKTQKYILKEKAKAMGSLSKRSSSKM from the exons ATGGAGCAGAAAAAGTCAGTGGAGTCAATGGAGGGCATGATCCGATGCTCTGCAAACCATGTTCCTTTGTCACCCATAAGCTTCTTGGAAAGATCCGCGAGTGTGTATAGGGACAGAGTGGCTATTGTATATGGCCGTGTCAAATTCACCTGGAGAGACACCCTTGAAAGATGTACCAGACTTGCTTCTGCTATCACCCACTTGGGGATTTCTCGTGGCGATGTT GTTGCTGCATTGGCCCCAAATATTCCAGCAATGTATGAGCTACATTTTGGGGTTCCAATGGCCGGGGCTGTTCTTTGTACCTTAAATATACGTCATGATTCGGCAATGGTGTCAACATTACTGAAACATTCGGAGGCCAAAATGATTTTTGTAGACTATCAACTTCTTGATACTGCTCAGGAAGCACTAGAAATTCTATCCAAGACAAGAACCAAGCTGCCCCGTCTAGTGTTAATTCCAGAGTGTGATAAACTACAGCCCACTATTAGCAACTCCGGTCCCACTGTTGCTGGAGACTTAGAGTATGAGACTCTTATAGCAATGGGGAAAACTGATTTTGATATTAGATGGCCAAACGATGAATGGGATCCCATTGCACTGAATTACACTTCAGGCACAACATCTCGTCCAAAAGGTGTTATTTATAGCCATAGAGGTGCCCATCTCAATTCCCTGGCTGCTGTTCTCCTTAATGAAATGGGCTCAATGCCTGTCTATTTGTGGACCGTTCCCATGTTTCACTGCAATGGGTGGTGCCTCACTTGGGGTGTGGCAGCCCAGGGGGGCACCAATGTCTGCCTAAGAAATGTGACCGCAAAGGGAATATTTGACAGTATTTCTCAGCACAGGGTTACCCACATGGGTGGTGCACCTACTGTTTTGAACATGATCATTAATGCTCCGGTCGGTGATCAGAGGCCACTTCCAGGCAAGGTGGTTGTGATGACAGGCGGCGCCCCTCCACCTCCACAAGTACTTTTCAACATGAAAGAACTAGGATTTGGGGTATTTCATTCATATGGCTTGACAGAAACCTATGGTCCTGGAACTGTTTGCACTTGGAAACCTGAGTGGGATCTTCTGCCTCCTGACAAGCAAGCAAAGATCAACGCCCGGCAAGGGTTGCATCATCTTGGCATGGAGGAGGTCGACATAAAAGACCCTGTTACTATGAAGAGCGTACCACCTGATGCAAAAACCATAGGTGAGGTTATGTTCAGAGGCAACACTGTGATGAATGGATACTTAAAAGATATCAAAGCAACCGAGGAATCTTTTAAAGGTGGGTGGTTTCGTAGTGGGGACTTGGGGGTGAAACATCCTGATGGCTACATAGAGCTAAAGGATCGTTCAAAGGATATTATCATTTCTGGGGGAGAGAATATAAGCACAATTGAGGTAGAAGCTGTGCTTTTTAGTCACCCAGCAATCCTTGAGGCAGCTGTGGTAGGAAGGCCTGATGACCACTGGGGGGAGACACCATGTGCATTTGTGAAGTTGAAGGAAGGCTGTAATGCAAATGCCAATGAGATTATTAAGTTTTGCCGCAATAAGTTGCCCCATTATATGGCTCCTAAAACCGTTGTTTTTTATGATCTGCCAAAGACTTCCACAGGAAAGACGCAGAAATATATTCTCAAGGAGAAAGCCAAGGCCATGGGGAGCCTTTCAAAAAGGAGCTCCTCTAAAATGTAA
- the LOC117906952 gene encoding cytochrome P450 87A3-like translates to MYGSVWLGVVTLFIAGITHWVYKWRNPKCNGKLPPGSMGLPLIGETIQFFIPSKSLDVPNFIKKRMKKYGPLFCTNLVGRPVVVSSDPDFNYYIFQQEGKLVELWYLDSFAKLVGLDPSSNAATGYVHKYARNLILAYLGTEVLKDKLLSKAEDLIRTRLHDWSKLPAFEIKACLSSMVFDLTGMEVLSDDFKKMGAHFSEKFANILQALFSFPLNIPGTSFHECLKNQKEAKRLIRYLLKERKVTLESYKGDLLDKLVDDAKKEKFLSDDYIVIFVFGILLASFETISTATTLALKFLTEHPLAMQELIEEHEAILKNKENPNSGISWKEYKSMTFTHQVINETLRLANIVPGILRRAIKDIQVNGYTIPAGWIILLYPAALQLDPNTFADPLTFNPWRWKDIRAGVRAKNFMPFGCSSRSCAGAEFTKVLMATFLHVLVTNYRLTKIKGGKIARSPGLIFENGFHINISKKHGC, encoded by the exons ATGTACGGGTCTGTTTGGCTCGGTGTTGTAACCTTGTTTATAGCCGGCATAACTCACTGGGTTTACAAATGGAGGAATCCCAAATGTAATGGCAAACTCCCTCCGGGTTCCATGGGATTGCCACTCATTGGAGAGACCATCCAGTTTTTCATCCCAAGCAAGTCCTTGGACGTTCCGAACTTCATCAAGAAGAGGATGAAAAA ATACGGTCCATTGTTCTGTACAAACTTGGTAGGACGACCGGTGGTGGTGTCATCGGACCCAGACTTCAACTACTATATATTCCAACAAGAAGGGAAGTTGGTGGAGTTATGGTACTTGGACTCCTTTGCAAAGCTTGTGGGTCTGGATCCTTCATCTAATGCTGCGACTGGTTATGTTCACAAGTATGCTAGGAACTTGATCTTGGCTTATTTGGGTACGGAGGTCCTGAAGGACAAACTTCTTTCCAAGGCTGAAGATCTGATACGTACAAGGCTGCATGATTGGTCCAAGTTGCCTGCCTTTGAAATCAAAGCATGCCTTTCGTCG ATGGTATTTGATTTGACTGGGATGGAGGTACTTAGTGATGACTTTAAGAAGATGGGAGCACATTTTAGTGAAAAATTTGCCAATATCTTACAAGctcttttttcatttcctttgaaTATCCCGGGTACTTCTTTCCATGAGTGTCTAAAG AATCAAAAGGAGGCAAAAAGGTTGATCCGTTATCTACTGAAAGAGAGAAAAGTTACGTTAGAAAGTTATAAAGGAGATCTTCTTGATAAGTTGGTTGATGatgcaaagaaagaaaagttcttATCAGATGACTATATCGTTATCTTTGTGTTTGGGATTTTACTTGCTAGTTTTGAGACAATTTCCACTGCCACAACGTTAGCTCTGAAGTTCCTCACTGAACATCCTTTGGCAATGCAAGAGCTAATT GAGGAGCATGAGGCAATCCtcaaaaataaggaaaatccAAATTCTGGAATTTCATGGAAGGAATATAAATCAATGACTTTTACTCATCAA GTTATCAATGAAACTCTTCGATTAGCAAATATTGTTCCAGGGATTTTGAGAAGGGCAATAAAAGACATTCAAGTAAATG GATATACAATTCCAGCAGGCTGGATAATCCTGCTTTATCCTGCAGCTCTTCAACTAGACCCTAATACTTTTGCTGATCCCCTTACTTTCAATCCATGGCGATGGAAG GATATCAGAGCTGGTGTTAGGGCAAAGAATTTCATGCCATTCGGATGTAGCTCAAGATCATGCGCAGGAGCAGAGTTCACCAAGGTTTTAATGGCAACCTTTCTCCATGTCTTGGTCACTAATTATAG GTTGACAAAGATCAAAGGAGGAAAGATAGCTCGGTCTCCCGGtttgatatttgaaaatggTTTCCACATCAACATTTCGAAAAAGCATGGATGTTGA